GGCGTAAATGATCCTCGAGTGACGGGACCACTTGCATCCGCCTGATCGCCGCGCTGACCAGATAGACCACAGGCAAGTCGCCCGCCGCCTTCTCCGCCTCCGCGTCAACGTAGTAAACTTATTCTGCTGGCTCAGCGCGAGGCACCCCAATCAGCCCCTTCTCATCTCAAAACGCCCTGTACCCGATTGTCATGGCCCTCCTAACTGACTGTGGATTTAACGAATGACCAACGAGCAAAGCCACAAAGTGCACCTAAGTCCCGAAGACCAGGAGCGGTTGCGAGAACTTCGGGCGCAAAAGCCAGCCCGCAACTTATCCAAGCTCGCACTGACGCCGGGCGCGATGCTTGCCGACCGGGTTGCTGAAACAGTTGGTTCTTGGCGCTTCATCATTATCCAAAGCGTGCTACTCGGCATTTGGATCATTCTGAACATGATCGCATTCATCAACCATTGGGACCCTTATCCCTTCATCTTGCTGAACTTGGTTCTTTCTTTCCAAGCAGCCTACGCGGCGCCCATCATCATGATGAGCCAGAACCGTCAATCCGAGATTGACCGCAGGCACGCAGAACACGACTATCGAATAAATGTGAAGGCTGAACTCGAGATCGAATTGCTGCACAACAAGATTGACGCCTTGCGTGAGCAAGAAATCTTGCAGCTACTCAACATCATTCAGCGTTTGTCCGCGCACCTTGCGCCCGAGCTTGTCGCGGCTATCGAGGCCGAAGCGGTGCCGGGTAAGACCTAGGCGGTGACGACCTTGTCTATTATGGACCAGAAGGGAAGCGGGAAGCACTGATGTTTATCGG
The genomic region above belongs to Bradyrhizobium arachidis and contains:
- a CDS encoding DUF1003 domain-containing protein, whose protein sequence is MTNEQSHKVHLSPEDQERLRELRAQKPARNLSKLALTPGAMLADRVAETVGSWRFIIIQSVLLGIWIILNMIAFINHWDPYPFILLNLVLSFQAAYAAPIIMMSQNRQSEIDRRHAEHDYRINVKAELEIELLHNKIDALREQEILQLLNIIQRLSAHLAPELVAAIEAEAVPGKT